Below is a window of Pyrobaculum aerophilum str. IM2 DNA.
AATTCGGAGACTTTCACGTGGCGGGGCTATTTGATAACTCCCAGGGGTTATAGCAATAAGTACAGGCTATGAACCCGTTTTTAAAATACGGCATCACCACGGGCTTGGCCGCTGCCGCAGCCGCCAAGGCCGCCGCTCTTTATTCCAAAGGCATAGTGCCCAAATCCGTAACTGTGCCCACGCCAATAGGGCTACGGGTAGAGGTATTCGTGGAGAGGGTGTTTCAAAGGGGGGAGATATACTGCGCCGAGGTGAGGAAGTTCTCAGGCGATAACCCCGACGTGTTAAACGGCGTTATTATTAGAGCTTGCGTGAGGCCGTTAAACAACGGCGTTGTGATTAAAGGCGGCGAGGGGGTTGGCATAGTGACAAGGCCCGGGCTTCCAGTGCCTCCGGGCGAGCATGCCATAAATCCAGTTCCCAGACGCATGATAGAAGAGGCGGTGCGGGAGGTTTTAGAGGGGGCAGAGGTTCTCGTGGAAGTCCCTGACGGCAAGCTCTTAGCTGAAAAGACAATGAACCCCCGCCTCGGCATTGTTGGCGGCATATCAATACTCGGCACCACAGGCATTGAGGCGCCTGTTTCAGCCGATGAATTTCTCGGCCATATAGAGGCTGAGCTTTCGGCGCTGAGAGAGAGGAGAGATATCGCTATTCTAGCCCAGGGCAATACCTCGTATAAAGCGGCCCAGGCCGTGTTCGGCGACGTTGTTGTGAAAATTGGCGACATGGTGGGATATGCCGTTGAAAAGGCGGCGGCCCTCGGCTATAAGGCGGCGTATTTGTTCACAATGCCAGGCAAGCTGGCAAAGCTGGCGCTTGGGGCTTACAACACTCACAGCGCTCAATGCGATGGCAGAGTGGAGGCCGTGCTGTATGCGTTAGTGAAATTAAGGGCGCCATATGAGGTTCTGCTGGAGGTAAGCAACGCGGCCTCTGTGGGCGAGGCCTTAGCTAAAGCCGGAGATTACGCCGGGGGCGTTATTGCGATCATGGCGCGTAGGGCGAAGGAATATCTAGAGCGTTTTAAAATCCCCGTCGAGATATATGTCGTGAACGACAAAGGCGAGGTGTTGTTCAGCACGACATGAGCTGGCCCTACGCCACGCCGGGAATACCAGACGAGGAGTTTATAAGAGCCGAAGGCGTCCCAATGACTAAGGCAGAGATCCGCGCTTTGGCTTTATCAAAACTACGCCTCATAAAAGGCGGCACTCTCGTCGACGTGGGCTGCGGAACTGGCACTATTTCCGTAGAGGCCGCCTTAATTATGGGCGAGGGATCAAAGGTGTACGCAATAGATAAAGACCCCTTGGCAGTTGAGATCACAAAGAAAAACGCTGCGAAATTCGGCGTGGGGGACAGGTTAATCGTCGCGGAGGGCGACGCGTTGGAGCTCTTGCCTAAATTGCCGAGATCAAATCGGTATTTCCTCGGAGGAGGGGGCAGGGAGTTGCCCATGTTATTTCAAACGGCGTTAGAACTCGCCGGGACAGGAGGCGTAATAGTGGCGGATGTAATAACGCTGGAGTCCCTTCGGCTTGCTCTCGACTTTCTTGAAAACGCCGGCGTGAAGTATGAAATTGCCCAAGTCTACATAGCGAGGGGGAGGAGGCTTGGGGGCTATACAATACTGTCCCCGTTAAACCCAGTGTATATAATCACGGCATATGCTTAGAGTAGTCGGCTTAGGCCCTGGGGATCCCGAGCTGTTGACTATAAAGGCAATACGCCTCTTGTCAAAAGCAGACGTTATTTACGTCCCGCGGTCAAGCAGATCTGAGGCTAGCCTGGCGAAGAACATAGTGTTGAAATACGCCAGAGGGCGCGTGGTGGAGTTGCCGTTTAATATGGGCGGCGTGAGGGAAGAGCAGTTGAGAGAAATCGCCAAGATAATATCGTCAGGCGAAAACGCCGTATACGCAGTTTTGGGTGATCCCTCTCTGTATAGCACATTTGGGAAAATTCGAAAGTATGTCGATAGGCCTGTGGAGTACGTGCCTGGAGTTTCGGCATTGATTTCGTGTAGCCTCAGAGCCGGCGTGGAGCTTGCAGTTGGCGACATGGCGGTGGCCATTGTGCCCGCCTCTAGAGCTGACTTGTTAAAAGAGGCCTTGCGTTTGTTTGACGTGGTAGTGGTGGCAAAGGCCAATAGGAATATAGAGTTGCTAAATGAGTTGCTGTCTTCGCACGGCGGCTACGCCGTTAGGAGGTGTTATATGGAGGGAGAGGCGGTGTCTAACAGAATTACATGGTCCGATTACTTCACCACTGTATACCTATGGCGGGCAAGGTAGTTTTCATCGGCGCGGGGCCGGGGGACCCGGAGCTGTTGACGGTGAAAGCCGTGAAATACTTATCCCAGGCTGAGGTGGTGGTATACGCCGGCTCCTTGGTAAACGCGGAGGTGTTGAAATACGCCAGGCAAGACGCCGAGGTTTACAACAGCGCGTCTATGGTGACAGAGGAAATAGTTAAGCTCATGATTCAAAAGGCCAGGGAGGGCAAACTCGTGGCTAGGCTAAAGTCAGGTGATCCCTCAATTTACGGCGCGTTGTGGGAGGAGATAATCCCCCTTCAACTCGCCGGGATTGAGTACGAGATAGTGCCCGGGGTGACGGCCGCGTTGGCCGCAGCCGCCCAGCTGAGGATAGAGCTCACAGTGCCCAAAAGGGTCCAGCACGTGGTGATCACTAGGGCGTCACACAGAGTGCCGATGAGGGGGAGCCTCAAAGACGTAGCCGATTTTATCCTCAAGACGGGCGCCGTTGCCGTGATATACACAGGGGTGCACGTTATCGACAAAGTCGTGAAGGAGCTTGAAGAGGGGGGCCTAAGCCCCGGCACTCCCGTGGCAGTGGTGTATAAGGCCACGTGGCCAGATCAGAAAATTATCCAAGGCACTTTAAGGGATATAGCCGAAAAGGTCAAGGCGGAGAGAATAGTAAGAGACGCCGTTATTATAGTCGGCGAGTCAGTACAGCCGCCGGAGATACCCCGCAGCGCTGTGTACAACCCCGACCATGCCCACAGCTACAGGCCCAGAAGGGAGTTGAGAGAAGACGCCTAAGCGAGTAGCCCTACAGCTCGGCAATAAGCACAAAACTCGGCGTTTGTCAAGCCTTTGAAACAGCCTTTTTTTGTATGGCCAACCAGCCACTCAATGATGGGCAAAGCCGCCCCCACATTATACAACAGTTGTACTTGGCTTATGCCTCTGTAAGAGCCTTAGGATGTAGGTCAGCTTTGTCTACTCCGCTGACGTTTGTGCTTTGCCAAGTCTCGCCACAATTCTCTTGTCGCCTATTCTCTATTTTGATCAGATTTTCATCTCCAACTGCAAGGGTGCTTTTTTACAAATTGGGGCGTAAAGGCGCTTATCTTTTCTACGACGGAGAGAAATATTTTAAACCTGCGTACGATGTTTGCGTGGAGGATCCTACGGGCGCTGGCGATGCGATAATGAGCGTTTTCGTTGCCCTTTATTTCTCTGGTGTAAATCCACAACGTGCATTTGAAATATCCACAGCCGCAGCGACTTTGGTCATTACGGCCAGAGGCGATAATGAAGCAATACCTAATATAAACGATGCAGAGAGCTTTCTCTCCTCTACGTAAAAGAGGTATTAAGTTTTAGGCGCCTAAGCTCAATGACACATATTCTTTTTCATCAAGTAAACTTTTAGGTGCTCCGCATGGCTCCAGGCAAGTGGCGTAACTGATACAGGACTCCCGTTAAAGGGATTTATCTGCTCTGGGAGTAGGTTTGTAGGCGTTTTTACTTTATTTGCCCATTTATTAACTCTTCTGCTTTCTCACAATCTCCTCTCAATATGTAGTATCGAGCCAACCACATTGATGATCCATGGATTGCCAGATGTGCTTGAATAATACGGCGAATGACCCATTGCTCAGAAACACAAGCCTCATCGTACTCCTAGCCATACTCTTATTACTAATATTAGAAAAACTCTCGGATATACAGTTTACGACTGGCGAAAGAACATGTACGAATACAAGTGATTTAGTAACACCATAATTATCATCGAGGCCATTATAAACGCCGAAGCTACGTGCGGCTCTCTACGCATATATGGTATTGTCGCAATTAAATTTGTAAAATATTGGTAATGTATCGCAATGAGGTAGAGTTCTAATGAGTATATGCCTAGGGCCAGTGTTGTGAAAATAATTACAATCATCACTACCGCCGCTATTGCCGCCCCCCGAGACGGCGCCGTGGCGCCTCTGTGAAAACCCAATACGACAGGCATTAACAAACTACTTGAAAGCATAACGCCAAACGTGATGTAGTTATTAGCCAGGAGTTGGCCAAGTAGAGTTTAAGCCACGGGAAATTTTAAGATTTTTTTAATATTCTTATTGTGAAATGTCTTCTCTATCTCTTCCCTTGGCGCTCTGCTTATCGCTTTGTCGTTAATGTAGCTTTACAACTCGGCGTATCTGGCCATCGGCCCGCCGCCGTGGGGATAGCATTTGTGACTATATCTCTCGCCGCTGATTTCGACAAAGTCAAGCTTCTCATCTGCGAGGCTAGGTCTAAACCCATTAGACTTGCCACATATGCCTTGCATATTGCGGCGCCTCTCCTCCTTAGCCTTTCCAGCTCCGGATTCTTGAATTGGTTTGTGGGTTTCTTGCTGTACATGTTGTTGACATTTCCCGTTATGCTCGTGGCCTTGGCCGCGCTGTTAGCTGTAATTATCAAGGCGAGGAGTAGACTAAGTAAAACACAGCGATGTTGTAGGCGATCCAAATTTTTACAAGACCTTGTGTTGTGAATTTTAGGCAAAGAGTAAAGGGCTGACACCAAAGCCCCTTCCACACCTACGGGATAGGCGTCTCAAATATAACTGTTTTTTACACCACGTATGGCAAAATACAGCTCCACGTTGGAGCGCTCAAGCCCTACAAGTCCCTCTAACTATTCC
It encodes the following:
- a CDS encoding cobalt-factor II C(20)-methyltransferase, which codes for MLRVVGLGPGDPELLTIKAIRLLSKADVIYVPRSSRSEASLAKNIVLKYARGRVVELPFNMGGVREEQLREIAKIISSGENAVYAVLGDPSLYSTFGKIRKYVDRPVEYVPGVSALISCSLRAGVELAVGDMAVAIVPASRADLLKEALRLFDVVVVAKANRNIELLNELLSSHGGYAVRRCYMEGEAVSNRITWSDYFTTVYLWRAR
- the cbiD gene encoding cobalt-precorrin-5B (C(1))-methyltransferase CbiD; translation: MNPFLKYGITTGLAAAAAAKAAALYSKGIVPKSVTVPTPIGLRVEVFVERVFQRGEIYCAEVRKFSGDNPDVLNGVIIRACVRPLNNGVVIKGGEGVGIVTRPGLPVPPGEHAINPVPRRMIEEAVREVLEGAEVLVEVPDGKLLAEKTMNPRLGIVGGISILGTTGIEAPVSADEFLGHIEAELSALRERRDIAILAQGNTSYKAAQAVFGDVVVKIGDMVGYAVEKAAALGYKAAYLFTMPGKLAKLALGAYNTHSAQCDGRVEAVLYALVKLRAPYEVLLEVSNAASVGEALAKAGDYAGGVIAIMARRAKEYLERFKIPVEIYVVNDKGEVLFSTT
- a CDS encoding carbohydrate kinase family protein, which gives rise to MANQPLNDGQSRPHIIQQLYLAYASVRALGCRSALSTPLTFVLCQVSPQFSCRLFSILIRFSSPTARVLFYKLGRKGAYLFYDGEKYFKPAYDVCVEDPTGAGDAIMSVFVALYFSGVNPQRAFEISTAAATLVITARGDNEAIPNINDAESFLSST
- the cobM gene encoding precorrin-4 C(11)-methyltransferase, which codes for MAGKVVFIGAGPGDPELLTVKAVKYLSQAEVVVYAGSLVNAEVLKYARQDAEVYNSASMVTEEIVKLMIQKAREGKLVARLKSGDPSIYGALWEEIIPLQLAGIEYEIVPGVTAALAAAAQLRIELTVPKRVQHVVITRASHRVPMRGSLKDVADFILKTGAVAVIYTGVHVIDKVVKELEEGGLSPGTPVAVVYKATWPDQKIIQGTLRDIAEKVKAERIVRDAVIIVGESVQPPEIPRSAVYNPDHAHSYRPRRELREDA
- the cbiT gene encoding precorrin-6Y C5,15-methyltransferase (decarboxylating) subunit CbiT — its product is MSWPYATPGIPDEEFIRAEGVPMTKAEIRALALSKLRLIKGGTLVDVGCGTGTISVEAALIMGEGSKVYAIDKDPLAVEITKKNAAKFGVGDRLIVAEGDALELLPKLPRSNRYFLGGGGRELPMLFQTALELAGTGGVIVADVITLESLRLALDFLENAGVKYEIAQVYIARGRRLGGYTILSPLNPVYIITAYA